One window of the Triticum dicoccoides isolate Atlit2015 ecotype Zavitan chromosome 3B, WEW_v2.0, whole genome shotgun sequence genome contains the following:
- the LOC119277542 gene encoding uncharacterized protein LOC119277542 isoform X2: MARVSGIYSGAGGQVALLSSDVEGGTVDSLPAARDEVAMELPPPPLASASCRYGTVKIEDLVWSRKNCNTLDSKDTWMIIWVCGKYTAMMMMFRFIMMMMDAFSLRQLVHKECASFYRDSWYTWRLGSLLVVAKKMAPTLYLVGQG, from the exons atggctagggtttcgggcatctACTCCGGCGCCGGTGGCCAAGTTGCCCTCCTCTCGTCCG ACGTGGAGGGAGGTACTGTGGACAGCCTTCCTGCTGCTCGGGACGAAGTAGCCATggagcttcctcctcctcctctggcttcAG CATCATGTCGATATGGCACTGTGAAAATTGAAGATTTGGTATGGAGTCGCAAAAACTGCAATACTCTCG aTTCAAAAGATACATGGATGATTATATGGGTGTGTGGCAAGTATACTGCAATGATGATGATGTTTCGGTTCATCATGATGATGATGGATGCTTTCAGTTTA AGACAACTTGTTCACAAGGAGTGTGCTTCCTTCTACAGAGACAGCTGGTACACATGGAG gttgggttcgttactcgtggtgGCAAAAAAGATGGCACCTACCTTGTATCTTGTTGGCCAAGGGTAG
- the LOC119277542 gene encoding uncharacterized protein LOC119277542 isoform X1: MNWSLFLFLTERTWALERHSIPWSYPQIKPISPWVLFAATTGMFPADHPKTLTSCKIALQIAASCRYGTVKIEDLVWSRKNCNTLDSKDTWMIIWVCGKYTAMMMMFRFIMMMMDAFSLRQLVHKECASFYRDSWYTWRLGSLLVVAKKMAPTLYLVGQG, from the exons ATGAACtggtctctttttcttttcttgacGGAGCGCACCTGGGCTCTTGAACGGCATTCAATACCCTGGTCATATCCTCAAATTAAGCCAATCTCACCATGGGTCTTATTCGCTGCCACCACCGGCATGTTTCCAGCCGACCACCCAAAGACACTAACTTCATGCAAAATCGCATTGCAGATCGCAG CATCATGTCGATATGGCACTGTGAAAATTGAAGATTTGGTATGGAGTCGCAAAAACTGCAATACTCTCG aTTCAAAAGATACATGGATGATTATATGGGTGTGTGGCAAGTATACTGCAATGATGATGATGTTTCGGTTCATCATGATGATGATGGATGCTTTCAGTTTA AGACAACTTGTTCACAAGGAGTGTGCTTCCTTCTACAGAGACAGCTGGTACACATGGAG gttgggttcgttactcgtggtgGCAAAAAAGATGGCACCTACCTTGTATCTTGTTGGCCAAGGGTAG
- the LOC119281704 gene encoding histone H2B.6 gives MAPKAEKKPAAEKKLVKSEKKPKVEKHVPGKEGDTNKKKAKKSNETYKIYIFKVLKQIDPNMGISSKSMSIINSIINDIFERLAGESAKLARYNKKPTITSREIQTAVRLVLPGELAKHAVSEGTKAVTRFTVY, from the coding sequence ATGGCGCCCAAGGCCGAGAAGAAGCCTGCTGCAGAGAAGAAGTTGGTGAAGtcggagaagaagcccaaggtggaGAAGCACGTGCCCGGGAAGGAGGGCGACACtaacaagaagaaggccaagaagagcaATGAGACATACAAGATCTACATCTTCAAGGTGCTCAAGCAGATTGACCCGAACATGGGTATCTCCTCCAAATCAATGTCCATCATCAACTCCATCATCAACGACATCTTTGAGAGGCTCGCCGGCGAGTCGGCAAAGCTCGCACGCTACAACAAGAAGCCCACCATCACCTCCCGGGAGATCCAGACTGCCGTGCGCCTTGTCCTTCCAGGCGAGCTTGCCAAGCACGCCGTCTCCGAGGGAACCAAGGCCGTTACCAGATTCACCGTGTATTAG
- the LOC119277544 gene encoding ubiquitin-conjugating enzyme E2 7: protein MATASSQASLLLQKQLRDLAKHPVDGFSAGLVDDSNVFEWQVTIIGPPETLYDGGYFNAIMSFPQNYPNSPPTVRFTSEMWHPNVYPDGRVCISILHPPGDDPNGYELASERWTPVHTVESIVLSIISMLSSPNDESPANIEAAKDWREKQDEFKKKVRRAVRKSQEML, encoded by the exons ATGGCCACCGCCTCCAGCCAGGCGAGCCTCCTCCTCCAGAAGCAGCTCCGAG ATCTCGCGAAGCACCCCGTCGATGGGTTTTCAGCTGGGCTCGTCGACGACAGCAACGTCTTCGAGTGGCAGGTCACCATCATCGGCCCGCCCGAGACCCTATA TGATGGAGGCTATTTCAATGCAATTATGAGCTTCCCACAAAATTATCCGAACAGCCCTCCAACAGTCAGATTCACTTCTGAAATGTGGCATCCTAATG tttatCCAGATGGGCGGGTATGCATTTCTATTCTTCATCCACCTGGTGATGATCCCAACGGATATGAGCTCGCGAGTGAGCGTTGGACACCAGTCCATACG gTTGAGAGTATAGTATTAAGCATCATTTCGATGCTTTCTAGTCCAAATGATGAATCACCGGCAAATATTGAAGCAGCT AAGGACTGGAGAGAGAAGCAGGATGAGTTCAAGAAGAAGGTCAGGCGCGCCGTACGGAAATCCCAGGAAATGCTCTGA